From Micromonospora echinospora, one genomic window encodes:
- a CDS encoding NAD(P)-dependent alcohol dehydrogenase yields the protein MRALRLLAWKSEPELVEVDEPTPGPGQVVVRVGAAGACHSDLHLMHDFEAGAVPWNPPFTLGHENAGWVHALGSGVTGLEVGQPVAVYGPWGCGTCARCQLGIDTYCENPAGAPVPGGGGGLGLDGGMAEYLLVPAARHVVPLPEGLDPVQAAPLTDAGLTPYHAVRRSWGKLPPGSTALVIGVGGLGHVGVQILKATTSARVIAVDTRDEALALARECGADLALRSGEEAVAEIRAATPGGRGADVVLDFVGVDATLRMGAASARTVGDLTIVGIGGGTLPVSYFSVPYEVSIQTTYWGSRPELVEVLDLGARGLVRPKITTFGLDEAVDVYRRLQAGEVAGRAVIVP from the coding sequence ATGCGCGCGCTGCGACTGTTGGCATGGAAGAGCGAGCCGGAACTCGTCGAGGTGGACGAACCGACCCCCGGGCCGGGGCAGGTGGTGGTCAGGGTCGGGGCGGCCGGCGCCTGCCACTCCGACCTGCACCTGATGCACGACTTCGAGGCGGGGGCGGTGCCGTGGAACCCGCCGTTCACCCTCGGGCACGAGAACGCGGGATGGGTGCACGCCCTCGGTTCCGGCGTCACCGGGCTGGAGGTGGGGCAGCCGGTGGCCGTCTACGGCCCGTGGGGCTGCGGCACCTGCGCGCGCTGCCAGTTGGGTATCGACACGTACTGCGAGAACCCGGCCGGTGCGCCGGTGCCCGGCGGGGGCGGCGGCCTGGGCCTGGACGGGGGCATGGCCGAGTACCTGCTCGTGCCGGCCGCCCGGCACGTCGTCCCGCTGCCCGAGGGGCTGGACCCGGTGCAGGCCGCGCCCCTGACCGACGCCGGCCTCACCCCGTACCACGCGGTCCGCCGGTCCTGGGGCAAGCTGCCGCCCGGCAGCACCGCCCTGGTGATCGGGGTGGGTGGTCTCGGTCACGTGGGCGTGCAGATCCTCAAGGCCACCACCTCGGCACGGGTGATCGCGGTGGACACCCGGGACGAGGCGCTCGCCCTGGCCCGGGAGTGCGGGGCCGACCTGGCCCTGCGCTCGGGCGAGGAGGCGGTGGCCGAGATCCGCGCGGCCACGCCGGGCGGCCGGGGGGCGGACGTGGTGCTCGACTTCGTCGGCGTCGACGCGACCCTCCGGATGGGCGCGGCCAGCGCCCGTACCGTCGGGGACCTGACCATCGTCGGCATCGGCGGCGGCACCCTGCCGGTCTCCTACTTCTCGGTGCCGTACGAGGTGAGCATCCAGACCACCTACTGGGGCAGCCGACCGGAGCTGGTCGAGGTGCTCGACCTCGGTGCCCGGGGGCTGGTCCGGCCGAAGATCACCACGTTCGGGCTGGACGAGGCGGTCGACGTCTACCGTCGGCTCCAGGCGGGCGAGGTGGCGGGACGGGCGGTGATCGTGCCCTGA
- a CDS encoding type II toxin-antitoxin system PemK/MazF family toxin: MAGLFRGVAARVGRVVRGGAGSPAHVPAQVARRRQATALRRRQLVYAPEPDGQADPGEIVWTWVAYEDDPRQGKDRPVLVVGRESRTLFGLMLSSQGDRDGQRHWFPLGPGAWDRDNRPSWVRLDRVLTMREDGIRREGAVLDRARFDRVAEVLRAEYGWR, from the coding sequence GTGGCGGGACTGTTCAGAGGTGTGGCGGCACGGGTCGGTCGGGTCGTCCGGGGCGGTGCCGGCTCCCCGGCGCACGTCCCCGCCCAGGTGGCCCGCAGGCGTCAGGCGACGGCCCTCCGCCGCCGCCAGCTCGTCTACGCGCCCGAACCGGACGGCCAGGCCGACCCGGGTGAGATCGTCTGGACCTGGGTGGCGTACGAGGACGACCCCCGCCAGGGCAAGGACCGGCCGGTGCTGGTGGTCGGCCGGGAGAGCCGGACCCTCTTCGGACTCATGCTCTCCAGTCAGGGCGACCGCGACGGCCAGCGACACTGGTTCCCCCTCGGCCCGGGTGCGTGGGACCGGGACAACCGGCCGAGCTGGGTCCGGCTCGACCGGGTGCTCACGATGCGGGAGGACGGGATCCGGCGGGAGGGCGCGGTGCTGGACCGGGCCCGGTTCGACCGGGTCGCCGAGGTGCTGCGGGCGGAGTATGGCTGGCGCTGA
- a CDS encoding ISAzo13-like element transposase-related protein, producing MLEPHLDERQRRLVLAARARSLGRGGISRIALAAGVHPSTVSKGIEELESPEARPPRVRRPGGGRKRLTETDPGLMTDLLGLMEPRHQPRPVLQWTTRSTRRLAEELAGLGHRVSAWSVSRLLREAGFRLSTSSRPLLAGQRLDRDAQFHRVNEHVQRCMLAGQPVIVLSLRRRTQTTTAGGTAAVSTATGAGDTGTAADDDGDWTDQPVDRDTWAVALATVCGWWAESSQQAGHLLIVADSPGAGGRSWRSELTRFAARIGVTITVCHLPSNTLRWNQGEDRIRSNVLLRLPGSVPSRHEVEMRVIAESRDGADHALIPTPPGPSSWNYLVTP from the coding sequence ATGCTCGAACCGCATCTTGACGAGCGGCAGCGCCGGTTGGTGCTGGCCGCTCGGGCCCGGTCGCTCGGACGGGGTGGGATCAGCCGGATCGCGCTCGCCGCCGGGGTGCATCCGAGCACCGTCTCGAAGGGGATCGAGGAGCTTGAGTCGCCGGAAGCACGCCCCCCACGCGTGCGGCGCCCCGGCGGCGGACGCAAGCGGCTCACCGAGACCGATCCCGGACTCATGACCGACCTGCTCGGGCTGATGGAACCTCGCCACCAGCCGCGCCCGGTGCTCCAGTGGACCACCCGCTCCACCCGGCGGCTCGCCGAGGAACTGGCCGGCCTGGGGCACCGGGTCTCGGCCTGGTCGGTCAGTCGGCTGCTGCGGGAGGCCGGGTTCCGGCTGTCGACCAGCTCCCGTCCGCTGCTCGCCGGCCAGCGACTCGACCGGGACGCCCAGTTCCACCGGGTCAACGAACACGTGCAACGGTGCATGCTCGCCGGACAACCCGTGATCGTGCTCAGTCTGCGCCGTCGGACACAGACGACGACGGCCGGCGGGACCGCAGCGGTGTCCACCGCCACCGGGGCGGGGGACACGGGCACGGCCGCCGACGACGACGGCGACTGGACCGACCAGCCGGTCGACCGGGACACCTGGGCGGTGGCGCTGGCCACCGTCTGCGGCTGGTGGGCGGAGTCCAGCCAGCAGGCCGGCCACCTGCTGATCGTCGCGGACTCCCCAGGGGCGGGCGGCCGGTCCTGGCGGTCCGAGCTGACCCGCTTCGCCGCGCGGATCGGCGTCACGATCACCGTCTGCCACCTGCCCTCGAACACCCTGCGCTGGAACCAGGGAGAGGACCGGATCCGCTCGAACGTCCTGCTCCGGCTACCCGGGTCGGTCCCCAGCCGGCACGAGGTGGAGATGCGGGTGATCGCCGAGTCGCGGGACGGTGCCGACCACGCCCTGATCCCCACGCCCCCCGGCCCGAGTTCCTGGAACTACCTGGTGACCCCCTGA
- a CDS encoding non-ribosomal peptide synthetase, producing MLFDHDRPDWPLLGAQSGIWYAESLDPTGASWSITDRVDIHGPVDAAVMTAAHHRVERDCEALRLRFAVTAAGPVQYVDPDASSPLHLVDVGAESDPEAAADAWMAADMAAPVDRLGSGLCTTALIRLAPEHFVLYRRVHHLMVDGWSLAQLHRRTAATYTALVTGEEPPAPPPPLRILGDGEAAYLASNRLERDRRHWLERLADRPEPTRLAGRHDQRGGTVIRRRAHLGVARTERMRTAAERLGVGWSEFAVGVAAAYVGRMSGSSDVLLGLPVTGRMSRAERDVPGMTTNAMPLRVRMPAGTSLADLLTGVGAELRAGLLHSRYPAAMLGRDLGRTGQGRPFWGAVVNVMGSTAPLHFAGHPAMVRTLSLPDVDDVSLVFFQLPDGDTELLLDADSVAHPPAALDAHLRRFLLFLDAATSAQPGTAVDDLPLVDAEERERLLGWGRGPTRDIPPVGVHQLVERWAERTPDAPALDDDGTPVSFGELDRRANRLARHLVDRGVGPGQVVAFALPRSATLVTAALAVLKSGAAFLSLDPAYPLARLSFMVADAEPSLLLLSGETAALGDHLPVPRLLLDDPELTGRLAALDPRPLSDRERTLPTSPWQPAYLIYTSGSTGTPKGVVVRHRGVVNLTAAMVDRLGSGPGTRTLQFASASFDAFVGEMTQSVLNGGTLVLAPADRLTPGPELVRLIRERGVNDLVLAPSVLDVLSPQDLPPDTTVSIVGEASAPTVVERFAPVCRLINGYGPTEATISTAMSGRLTPDRAAAPPIGTPLRNVRVYLLDARRRLVPTGTVGELHIGGAGVSLGYRGNRALTEERFLPDPFTDDGEARMYRSGDLARWTADGELVFVGRDDDQVKIRGFRIELGEVEAALVRQPGVVRAAATVRDDGTGGRHLVGYVVPAPGSTVEAARIRAGLAEALPAHLVPGIVVPVEDLPRNASGKLDRAALPDPFAASTSRPGATGVGPAGRTDAEEVLAALFAELLGVPTVGADENFFDLGGHSLSATRLLGRARSLLDVRLSVRDLFRHPTVSALAARIGPPSVAASGPAVAVPLRRTGSRPPLFCLPLPDGRSWPWLRLVAQLPAEVPGYGLQGGVTGSTGFEELVDAYVARIREVRPEGPYHLLGYGTGGYLAYQVAVALQAAGDRVGLLALLESYPPDETHPAPPPTDREALLGVLDLYGVPRPGSVTPDAATVAGLLRERGGGLTGVDEPTVRDQADALARLGHLAHEFTPGRFVGDPLVLATRADGSGHPPVGPDWGKYVTGRVREHVLDVDGHDPLAPGSVTALAAALVAALDTGDDATGPAPAGAGAEAPPDTVATERPQEETGTRETHR from the coding sequence GTGTTGTTCGACCACGACAGACCGGACTGGCCGCTGCTGGGCGCCCAGTCCGGGATCTGGTACGCCGAGTCGCTGGACCCCACCGGGGCATCCTGGAGCATCACCGACCGGGTCGACATCCACGGTCCGGTCGACGCCGCCGTCATGACCGCCGCCCACCACCGGGTCGAACGCGACTGCGAGGCGCTGCGCCTGCGGTTCGCGGTCACCGCCGCCGGGCCCGTGCAGTACGTCGACCCGGACGCCTCCTCCCCGCTGCACCTGGTCGACGTCGGCGCGGAGAGCGACCCGGAGGCGGCGGCCGACGCCTGGATGGCCGCCGACATGGCCGCCCCGGTCGACCGGCTCGGCAGCGGGCTCTGCACCACCGCGCTGATCCGGCTGGCACCGGAGCACTTCGTGCTCTACCGCCGGGTGCACCACCTGATGGTCGACGGCTGGAGTCTCGCCCAGCTGCACCGGCGGACCGCGGCGACGTACACCGCCCTGGTGACCGGCGAGGAACCGCCGGCACCGCCCCCGCCGCTGCGGATCCTCGGCGACGGCGAAGCCGCGTACCTCGCCTCGAACCGGTTGGAGCGGGACCGGCGGCACTGGCTGGAGCGGCTGGCGGACCGGCCGGAGCCCACCCGGCTCGCCGGACGGCACGACCAGCGCGGCGGGACGGTGATCCGTCGCCGGGCCCACCTCGGCGTCGCCCGGACCGAACGGATGCGGACCGCCGCCGAGCGGCTCGGGGTCGGCTGGTCGGAGTTCGCCGTCGGGGTCGCGGCGGCCTACGTCGGACGGATGTCCGGCAGCAGCGACGTCCTGCTCGGGCTCCCGGTCACCGGCCGGATGAGCCGCGCGGAGCGCGACGTGCCCGGCATGACCACGAACGCGATGCCGCTGCGGGTCCGGATGCCGGCCGGCACCAGCCTGGCCGACCTCCTCACCGGCGTGGGCGCGGAACTGCGGGCCGGCCTGCTGCACAGCCGCTACCCCGCCGCGATGCTCGGTCGCGACCTCGGCCGGACCGGGCAGGGCCGCCCCTTCTGGGGCGCGGTGGTCAACGTCATGGGCTCGACCGCCCCGCTGCACTTCGCCGGCCACCCGGCCATGGTGCGCACCCTCTCGCTGCCGGACGTCGACGACGTCTCCCTCGTCTTCTTCCAACTGCCCGACGGGGACACCGAACTGCTCCTCGACGCCGACTCCGTCGCCCACCCGCCCGCCGCGCTCGACGCGCACCTGCGGCGGTTCCTCCTCTTCCTGGACGCGGCGACGTCGGCGCAGCCCGGCACCGCCGTGGACGACCTGCCCCTGGTCGACGCCGAGGAACGGGAGCGCCTCCTCGGCTGGGGCCGGGGCCCGACCCGGGACATCCCGCCGGTCGGCGTGCACCAGCTCGTCGAACGGTGGGCGGAACGGACCCCGGACGCGCCCGCCCTGGACGACGACGGCACGCCGGTGAGCTTCGGTGAGCTGGACCGGCGGGCCAACCGGCTGGCCCGGCACCTGGTCGACCGGGGCGTCGGTCCGGGCCAGGTGGTGGCGTTCGCGCTGCCCCGGTCCGCCACGCTGGTCACCGCCGCGCTGGCGGTGCTGAAGTCCGGGGCGGCCTTCCTCTCCCTCGACCCCGCCTACCCGCTCGCCCGGTTGTCGTTCATGGTCGCCGACGCGGAGCCGAGCCTGCTCCTGCTGTCCGGCGAGACCGCGGCGCTCGGCGACCACCTGCCGGTGCCGCGGCTGCTCCTCGACGACCCGGAGCTGACCGGACGACTGGCCGCCCTCGACCCTCGCCCGCTGTCCGACCGGGAACGGACCCTGCCCACCTCACCCTGGCAGCCGGCCTACCTGATCTACACCTCCGGCTCGACCGGCACTCCGAAGGGCGTGGTGGTGCGCCACCGGGGCGTGGTCAACCTGACCGCGGCGATGGTGGACCGGCTCGGCTCCGGGCCGGGCACCCGGACGCTCCAGTTCGCCTCCGCCAGCTTCGACGCCTTCGTCGGCGAGATGACGCAGTCGGTGCTGAACGGCGGCACCCTCGTCCTCGCCCCGGCCGACCGGTTGACGCCCGGTCCCGAGCTGGTGCGGCTGATCCGGGAACGCGGCGTCAACGACCTCGTCCTCGCCCCGTCCGTGCTCGACGTGCTCTCCCCGCAGGACCTTCCCCCGGACACCACCGTGTCGATCGTCGGGGAGGCGTCCGCGCCGACGGTGGTCGAACGGTTCGCGCCGGTCTGCCGGCTGATCAACGGGTACGGGCCGACCGAGGCGACCATCTCGACCGCGATGAGCGGTCGACTCACCCCGGACCGGGCCGCCGCCCCGCCGATCGGCACCCCGCTGCGCAACGTCCGGGTCTACCTGCTCGACGCGCGGCGGCGGCTGGTGCCCACCGGCACCGTCGGCGAACTCCACATCGGTGGCGCCGGGGTGTCGCTGGGTTACCGGGGCAACCGGGCACTCACCGAGGAACGCTTCCTGCCGGACCCGTTCACCGACGACGGCGAGGCGCGGATGTACCGCAGCGGCGACCTGGCCCGGTGGACCGCCGACGGTGAGTTGGTCTTCGTCGGACGCGACGACGACCAGGTGAAGATCCGTGGTTTCCGGATCGAGCTGGGCGAGGTCGAGGCCGCGCTGGTCCGGCAGCCCGGGGTGGTCCGGGCCGCGGCCACGGTCCGCGACGACGGCACCGGCGGTCGGCACCTCGTCGGGTACGTGGTGCCGGCCCCGGGGAGCACGGTCGAGGCGGCCCGGATCCGGGCCGGGCTGGCCGAGGCGCTCCCCGCCCACCTGGTGCCCGGGATCGTCGTGCCGGTCGAGGACCTGCCCCGCAACGCCAGCGGCAAGCTCGACCGGGCCGCCCTGCCCGACCCGTTCGCCGCGTCGACCAGCCGGCCGGGCGCGACCGGCGTCGGTCCGGCCGGCCGGACCGACGCGGAGGAGGTGCTGGCCGCGCTCTTCGCCGAGCTGCTGGGCGTGCCGACGGTCGGCGCCGACGAGAACTTCTTCGACCTCGGTGGACACTCGCTCTCCGCCACCCGCCTGCTGGGCCGGGCCCGGTCCCTGCTCGACGTCCGCCTGTCGGTGCGGGACCTGTTCCGGCACCCGACCGTGTCCGCGCTGGCCGCCCGGATCGGTCCCCCCTCGGTGGCCGCCTCCGGTCCGGCCGTCGCCGTGCCGCTGCGGCGCACCGGCAGTCGCCCGCCGCTGTTCTGCCTGCCGCTGCCCGACGGCCGGAGCTGGCCCTGGCTGCGCCTGGTCGCCCAGTTGCCCGCCGAGGTCCCCGGGTACGGCCTCCAGGGCGGCGTCACCGGGTCGACCGGCTTCGAGGAGTTGGTCGACGCGTACGTGGCCCGGATCCGCGAGGTCCGGCCCGAGGGTCCGTACCACCTGCTCGGCTACGGGACCGGCGGCTACCTGGCGTACCAGGTGGCGGTGGCGTTGCAGGCGGCCGGTGACCGGGTCGGGCTGCTGGCCCTGCTGGAGAGCTACCCGCCGGACGAGACGCATCCCGCGCCACCGCCGACCGACCGGGAGGCGCTGCTCGGCGTCCTCGACCTGTACGGCGTGCCCCGACCCGGGTCGGTCACCCCGGACGCCGCCACCGTGGCCGGTCTGCTGCGGGAGCGGGGTGGCGGGCTGACCGGCGTCGACGAGCCGACCGTACGCGACCAGGCCGACGCCCTCGCCCGGCTCGGCCACCTGGCGCACGAGTTCACGCCCGGCCGGTTCGTCGGGGATCCGCTGGTCCTCGCCACCCGCGCGGACGGGTCGGGGCACCCGCCGGTCGGGCCGGACTGGGGCAAGTACGTGACGGGTCGGGTTCGCGAGCACGTGCTCGACGTCGACGGCCACGATCCGCTGGCCCCCGGGTCGGTGACCGCTCTCGCCGCCGCGCTCGTCGCGGCCCTGGACACCGGCGACGACGCGACCGGCCCGGCACCGGCGGGCGCCGGAGCGGAGGCGCCACCCGACACCGTGGCCACCGAGCGACCGCAGGAGGAGA
- a CDS encoding glycogen debranching N-terminal domain-containing protein, which translates to MREDRVHVMTGNSFAISDTEGDMERDPRTPTGLFSFDTRFLSRWVLTIDGRRFNALSRDDMTHFETRFLLVPGAASHYVDADVSVLRHRSLDNSFNERITVLNHSAEPAAFVVRLDIGTDFADTGEIAAPKRRSIQATVRPEQRELRLRYARQRFCRETVVTTTRPAEIDESGMTFRIVVEPHGAWATDLHVVMFLSTEVGRDLRFELESHRRHVREDMRADLREFLDRAPELVAESETLGTAYRRSLLDLAALRYTPLAYTEPLPVAGMPWSMTLYGRDALITAFQTLPYVPEFAPAVLRMLALDQGSRLDDRYDEEPGKILAGIRYGERGAFGEDATTVYYGAADTTPLFVILLDEYERWSGDADLVRELRHPARMALDWIDEYGDSLGDGYVRYQRRNTRDGLINQCWKNSDHAIVGRDGREPGFPRATCELQGYAYDAKLRGARLARDFWADPDYADRLEREAAQLRQRFDRDFWLPHRGAYALALGPDGEPVDAVASNLGHLLWSGIVDAGRADEVAGHLVGPELFSGWGVRTLGSGQRRYNPVGSHLGAVWPFDTALAVAGLRRYGFHREAARVARGVVDMAAHFAGRLPELVAGYDRQMTRYPVPLPAGGSPQSWSAGATLMVLSTILGLAPCGGNLLVDPALPEGLGRVELLDIPGRWGHADAYGRDRAAARNGQRPLR; encoded by the coding sequence ATGCGGGAGGACCGCGTCCACGTCATGACCGGCAACTCCTTCGCCATCAGCGACACCGAGGGCGACATGGAGCGCGATCCGCGTACCCCGACCGGTCTCTTCTCCTTCGACACCCGGTTCCTGTCCCGGTGGGTGCTCACCATCGACGGCCGGCGGTTCAACGCGCTGTCCCGCGACGACATGACGCACTTCGAGACCCGGTTCCTCCTCGTGCCCGGCGCCGCCAGCCACTACGTCGACGCGGACGTCTCGGTGCTGCGGCACCGGTCCCTCGACAACAGCTTCAACGAGCGGATCACCGTACTCAACCACTCCGCCGAGCCGGCCGCCTTCGTCGTCCGGCTGGACATCGGGACCGACTTCGCCGACACCGGCGAGATCGCCGCGCCGAAGCGGCGGTCGATCCAGGCCACCGTCCGGCCGGAGCAGCGGGAGCTGCGCCTGCGGTACGCGCGGCAGCGCTTCTGCCGGGAGACCGTGGTGACCACCACCCGCCCGGCCGAGATCGACGAGAGCGGCATGACCTTCCGGATCGTGGTGGAGCCGCACGGGGCGTGGGCCACCGACCTGCACGTCGTCATGTTCCTGAGCACCGAGGTCGGGCGGGACCTGCGCTTCGAGCTGGAGTCACACCGCCGGCACGTCCGTGAGGACATGCGGGCGGACCTGCGCGAGTTCCTGGACCGGGCACCCGAGCTGGTCGCCGAGAGCGAGACGCTGGGTACGGCGTACCGCCGCAGCCTGCTCGACCTGGCCGCCCTGCGGTACACCCCGCTGGCGTACACCGAGCCGCTGCCCGTGGCGGGGATGCCCTGGTCGATGACCCTCTACGGGCGGGACGCCCTGATCACCGCCTTCCAGACGCTGCCGTACGTGCCGGAGTTCGCCCCGGCCGTGCTGCGCATGCTGGCACTGGACCAGGGCAGCCGGCTCGACGACCGGTACGACGAGGAGCCGGGCAAGATCCTCGCCGGAATCCGCTACGGCGAGCGCGGCGCCTTCGGCGAGGACGCGACCACGGTCTACTACGGCGCGGCCGACACCACCCCGCTGTTCGTGATCCTCCTCGACGAGTACGAGCGCTGGTCCGGCGACGCCGACCTGGTCCGCGAGCTGCGCCACCCGGCCCGGATGGCACTCGACTGGATCGACGAGTACGGCGACTCGCTCGGCGACGGCTACGTGCGCTACCAGCGCCGCAACACCCGTGACGGCCTGATCAACCAATGCTGGAAGAACTCCGACCACGCGATCGTGGGCCGGGACGGCCGGGAACCCGGCTTCCCCCGGGCCACCTGCGAACTCCAGGGATACGCCTACGACGCGAAGCTGCGGGGCGCCCGGTTGGCCCGGGACTTCTGGGCCGACCCGGACTACGCCGACCGGCTCGAACGCGAGGCGGCGCAGCTGCGGCAGCGGTTCGACCGGGACTTCTGGCTGCCGCACCGTGGGGCGTACGCCCTCGCCCTCGGCCCGGACGGGGAACCGGTCGACGCGGTCGCCTCCAACCTGGGACACCTGCTCTGGAGCGGCATCGTCGACGCCGGGCGGGCGGACGAGGTGGCCGGGCACCTGGTCGGCCCGGAACTCTTCAGCGGCTGGGGTGTCCGCACCCTGGGCTCCGGGCAACGTCGCTACAACCCGGTCGGGTCCCACCTCGGCGCGGTCTGGCCGTTCGACACCGCGCTCGCCGTGGCGGGTCTGCGCCGCTACGGCTTCCACCGGGAGGCGGCCCGGGTCGCCCGGGGCGTCGTCGACATGGCGGCGCACTTCGCCGGCCGGCTCCCCGAGCTGGTCGCCGGGTACGACCGGCAGATGACCCGTTACCCCGTGCCCCTGCCGGCCGGCGGCTCCCCGCAGTCGTGGTCGGCGGGAGCCACGCTGATGGTGTTGAGCACCATCCTCGGGCTGGCCCCGTGCGGCGGCAACCTCCTGGTGGATCCGGCGCTGCCCGAGGGGCTCGGCCGGGTCGAACTGCTCGACATCCCGGGTCGATGGGGACACGCCGACGCGTACGGACGGGACCGGGCGGCGGCGCGGAACGGCCAACGTCCCCTGCGCTGA
- a CDS encoding SCP2 sterol-binding domain-containing protein, with protein sequence MEEWRDAGDLTGPAVEYLTHRAPGRHTGVAETTAGTVRLDISENGWTDHWYLTVERQTVRVTRSAEEAELVVRADREVFDQLATGRTHIIGALLRNDVTARGRLPLLTVLHRILPGPPGARHPRDVARQEGR encoded by the coding sequence ATGGAGGAGTGGCGGGATGCCGGCGACCTGACCGGGCCGGCGGTGGAGTACCTGACGCACCGCGCCCCGGGCCGGCACACCGGCGTGGCCGAGACGACGGCCGGGACGGTGCGCCTAGACATCAGCGAGAACGGCTGGACCGACCACTGGTACCTGACCGTCGAGCGGCAGACCGTCCGGGTGACCCGGTCGGCGGAGGAGGCGGAGCTGGTGGTCCGGGCCGACCGGGAGGTCTTCGACCAACTCGCCACCGGCCGCACCCACATCATCGGCGCGTTGCTGCGCAACGACGTGACGGCCCGGGGACGACTGCCGCTGCTGACGGTGCTGCACCGGATCCTTCCCGGCCCGCCCGGCGCCCGGCACCCCCGGGACGTCGCCCGACAGGAGGGCCGGTGA
- a CDS encoding 2'-5' RNA ligase family protein has translation MVAALELYLDTDATRRIRVLWEALEAEGVQSLRYLLDQRHRPHMSLAVAPRLDPEQVAGALAGLTVAAPLRLSFQHAGQFVGRVLWLGPTPTPELLAHHAEVYARLTRAGVGISEHYQPGRWVPHCTLSMRVPNALMAAAVRRCLEVLPIDARVVGAAVTDHARGIAHPLS, from the coding sequence GTGGTCGCCGCGCTGGAGCTGTATCTCGACACCGACGCCACCCGCCGGATCCGGGTGCTCTGGGAGGCGTTGGAAGCGGAGGGGGTGCAGAGCCTCCGGTACCTGCTCGACCAACGCCACCGCCCGCACATGTCGCTGGCGGTGGCACCCCGACTGGACCCGGAGCAGGTCGCCGGGGCACTCGCCGGACTGACGGTGGCCGCGCCGCTGCGGTTGTCGTTCCAGCACGCCGGGCAGTTCGTCGGACGGGTGCTCTGGCTCGGTCCGACGCCGACGCCGGAACTGCTCGCCCACCACGCCGAGGTGTACGCCCGGCTCACCCGGGCCGGCGTCGGCATCTCCGAGCACTACCAGCCGGGACGCTGGGTGCCGCATTGCACGCTCTCCATGCGGGTGCCCAACGCGCTGATGGCCGCCGCCGTCCGCCGCTGCCTGGAGGTGCTGCCGATCGACGCCCGGGTGGTCGGCGCGGCGGTCACCGACCACGCCCGGGGCATCGCCCACCCGCTGTCCTGA